One genomic segment of Mangifera indica cultivar Alphonso chromosome 6, CATAS_Mindica_2.1, whole genome shotgun sequence includes these proteins:
- the LOC123219134 gene encoding protein PHLOEM PROTEIN 2-LIKE A1-like isoform X1, with translation MASAQVQLPHNLHAILKEGDSQTDASCDNLIENLQAGIFLNQNKLKFWVDRLLWANAFDIHARGLAITWGDDTRYWNWTSKPDTQGSCTCVQVEVAELLNVCWLDVRGKFPAKNLTPGMVYQVSFVLMMKDGEYGFANHPVNFKLAIPSYHENIERKEDLSTLPKNKWTKVRVGEFITSCNMTGNLEISMFEHKSQWKSGMIVNKIEIRPVRRQCQN, from the exons ATGGCTTCAGCTCAAGTTCAGCTCCCACACAACCTCCATGCCATTCTGAAAGAGGGAGACTCCCAGACTGACGCCTCCTGCGACAATCTGATTGAAAACCTCCAGGCTGGAATCTTCTTGAACCAAAACAAACTG AAGTTTTGGGTTGACAGGCTTTTGTGGGCTAACGCCTTCGACATTCATGCAAGGGGTCTCGCAATCACTTGGGGAGACGATACACGCTACTGGAATTGGACTTCTAAGCCAGACACACAAGG caGTTGTACATGTGTTCAAGTTGAGGTGGCTGAATTATTGAATGTCTGTTGGCTTGACGTAAGAGGGAAATTCCCTGCCAAAAACCTCACTCCAGGGATGGTTTACCAAGTTTCGTTTGTGTTAATGATGAAGGACGGAGAATATGGATTTGCAAATCATCCAGTGAACTTTAAACTCGCCATTCCCAGTTACCATGAGAATATTGAACGCAAAGAGGATCTGAGTACGTTGCCTAAAAACAAATGGACAAAGGTCCGAGTTGGCGAGTTCATTACATCTTGCAATATGACTGGGAATTTGGAAATCTCAATGTTTGAACACAAATCCCAGTGGAAGAGTGGGATGATTGTCAATAAGATCGAAATCCGCCCAGTGCGTAGGCAGTGCCAGAACTGA
- the LOC123219134 gene encoding protein PHLOEM PROTEIN 2-LIKE A1-like isoform X4, giving the protein MASAQVQLPHNLHAILKEGDSQTDASCDNLIENLQAGIFLNQNKLKFWVDRLLWANAFDIHARGLAITWGDDTRYWNWTSKPDTQGCTCVQVEVAELLNVCWLDVRGKFPAKNLTPGMVYQVSFVLMMKDGEYGFANHPVNFKLAIPSYHENIERKEDLSTLPKNKWTKVRVGEFITSCNMTGNLEISMFEHKSQWKSGMIVNKIEIRPVRRQCQN; this is encoded by the exons ATGGCTTCAGCTCAAGTTCAGCTCCCACACAACCTCCATGCCATTCTGAAAGAGGGAGACTCCCAGACTGACGCCTCCTGCGACAATCTGATTGAAAACCTCCAGGCTGGAATCTTCTTGAACCAAAACAAACTG AAGTTTTGGGTTGACAGGCTTTTGTGGGCTAACGCCTTCGACATTCATGCAAGGGGTCTCGCAATCACTTGGGGAGACGATACACGCTACTGGAATTGGACTTCTAAGCCAGACACACAAGG TTGTACATGTGTTCAAGTTGAGGTGGCTGAATTATTGAATGTCTGTTGGCTTGACGTAAGAGGGAAATTCCCTGCCAAAAACCTCACTCCAGGGATGGTTTACCAAGTTTCGTTTGTGTTAATGATGAAGGACGGAGAATATGGATTTGCAAATCATCCAGTGAACTTTAAACTCGCCATTCCCAGTTACCATGAGAATATTGAACGCAAAGAGGATCTGAGTACGTTGCCTAAAAACAAATGGACAAAGGTCCGAGTTGGCGAGTTCATTACATCTTGCAATATGACTGGGAATTTGGAAATCTCAATGTTTGAACACAAATCCCAGTGGAAGAGTGGGATGATTGTCAATAAGATCGAAATCCGCCCAGTGCGTAGGCAGTGCCAGAACTGA